A part of Caretta caretta isolate rCarCar2 chromosome 1, rCarCar1.hap1, whole genome shotgun sequence genomic DNA contains:
- the LOC125630406 gene encoding uncharacterized protein LOC125630406, with protein sequence MQSSSAEVPMMESQNRKRAPAWTEREVRDLIAVWGEEYVLSELRSSFRNAKTFVKISQGMKDRGHNRDPKQCRVKLKELRQAYQKTREANGRSGSEPQTCCFYDELHAILGGSATTTPAVLFDSFNGDGGNTEAGFGDEEDDDDDEVVDSSQQASGETGFPDSQELFLTLDLEPVPPEPTQGCLLDTAGGEGTSAACVSVITGSSPSQRLVKLRRKKKRTRNEMFSELMLSSHTDRAQTNAWRQIMSECRKAQNDREERWRAEESKWRAEDRADAQMWRQRDERRQDSMLRLLEDQTSMLQCMVELQQRQLEHRLPLQPLCNQPPSSPSSIASTPRRPRTRWGASGQPATPPQRIAQKKKAVIQ encoded by the exons atgcagagctcatcagcagaggtgcccatgatggagtcccagaatcgcaaaagagctccagcatggaccgaacgggaggtacgggatctgatcgctgtttggggagaggaatacgtgctatcagaactccgttccagttttcgaaatgccaaaacctttgtcaaaatctcccagggcatgaaggacagaggccataacagggacccgaagcagtgccgcgtgaaactgaaggagctgaggcaagcctaccagaaaaccagagaggcgaacggccgctccgggtcagagccccaaacatgctgcttctatgatgagctgcatgccattttagggggttcagccaccactaccccagccgtgttgtttgactccttcaatggagatggaggcaatacggaagcaggttttggggatgaagaagatgatgatgatgatgaggttgtagatagctcacagcaagcaagcggagaaaccggttttcccgacagccaggaactgtttctcaccctggacctggagccagtaccccccgaacccacccaaggctgcctcctggacacagcaggcggagaagggacatctg ctgcatgtgtttcagtgatcacaggatcttctccttcccagaggctagtgaagcttagaaggaaaaaaaaacgcactcgcaatgaaatgttctccgagctcatgctgtcctcccacactgacagagcacagacgaatgcatggaggcaaataatgtcagagtgcaggaaagcacaaaatgaccgggaggagaggtggcgggctgaagagagtaagtggcgggctgaagacagggctgacgctcaaatgtggcggcagcgtgatgagaggaggcaggattcaatgctgaggctgctggaggaccaaaccagtatgctccagtgtatggttgagctgcagcaaaggcagctggagcacagactgccactgcagcccctctgtaaccaaccgccctcctccccaagttccatagcctccacacccagacgcccaagaacgcggtggggggcctccggccaaccagccactccaccacagaggattgcccaaaaaaagaaggctgtcattcaataa